The following are from one region of the Nicotiana tomentosiformis chromosome 7, ASM39032v3, whole genome shotgun sequence genome:
- the LOC138895891 gene encoding uncharacterized protein, protein MASDFMDLFRFNTENAPDVLYIQNLKKKPTEMFREYATRWRSEAAKVRPALEEEQMNKFFVRAQDPQYYERLMVIENHKFSDIIKLGERIEEGIKSGMVTNFEALQATNKALQSGGISKKKEVVAVMVAQGPKSPHTYQTPSPTYQPSPPRYQQPATTYHTYNTHPACYHSPPARQNYQKPRPNFDRRPPRQYTPIAEPIDQLYQRLKAAGYVTLIPIVAMENSSQWVNPNKTCAYHSGMKGHTIDECHTLKDKIQMLIDTKVIHAKETAPNVRNNPLPDHRGEGVNVVETDEEWDPDGSIRLIRGEDDPKIPPVTLTCIVVQIQSPIEVEGATPTSFEVEVTMPSATPTPFEVEVTTPFTVMIAPTPSFNSNVVPWDYTAEARRKVKEMEETGAAQGMARTGRVYTPEHLGETSKEAASRQPIIETGPDDLWRKVQAREYSVVDHLNKTPAQISILSLLQNSKAHRNALMNVLNEAYVPNNITSGEMANMVGQLLESHKITFHEDELSLEGLSHNKALHITVQYEDKFIVRVLIDGGSSLNICPLTTLKRLGKGLHEIRAGTMNVKAFDGSQRATIGETNHCLQMGPTWFDVEFQVLDISASYNMILERPWIHATRAVASTLHQAVKFEWNHHEVIIHGDGSNPIYTNQTVPVVENRRKLGGETYHHIERVNAIEKDKWWSRKIESILAWIGYEPGRGLGKNIQGITKPIQLKRHGTTFGLGYHYTWHEYQNWSLPWRGPYYPLEQLVPHLSQSFHQADMMWRSEKDEILAGLRNLFLEDENMDCSVIVEEEEEEGLVIQTMEKGAVLRN, encoded by the coding sequence atggcatcagattttaTGGATCTGTTCAGATTCAACACAGAGAATGCACCAGATGTCTTATATATCCAGAATCTTaagaagaagccgacagaaatgttccgtgagtatgctactcggtggagatcagaggctgcaaaagtaaggccagcattggaagaagaacaaatgaacaaattctttgtccgGGCCCAGGATCCGCAATATTATGagaggttgatggttattgaaaatcataaattctccgacatcatcaaattgggagaaagaatagaagagggaATCAAAAGCGGGATGGTAACAAATTTCGAGGCACTCCAGGCTACGAACAAAGCCTTGCAATCGGGGGGTATATCTAAAAAGAAGGAAGTAGTggccgtgatggtagcccaaggtccgaaaTCTCCTCacacataccaaacaccttcacccacatatcagccttcacctcctagATATCAACAACCCGCTACCACCTACCACACTTACAACACTCATCCAGCAtgttaccactcaccaccagcccgccaaaattaccaaaaacctAGGCCAAATTTCGACCGTAGGCCGCCCCGACAATACACTCCTATTGCCGAACCTATTGACCAGTTGTATCAGAGATTGAAAGCTGCCGGTTATGTCACTCTCATTCCCATtgtcgccatggaaaattcctctcaatgggtcaatccgaataagacatgtgcctaccaTTCGGGCATGAAGGGTCACACTATTGATGAATGCCACACTCTGAAGGATAAGATCCAGATGCTGATTGATACCAAAGTTATACATGCAAAGGAGACTGCACCTAATGTCCGCAACAATCCCCTCCCAGATCACAGGGGCGAGGGGGTAAATGTGgtagaaactgatgaagaatgggacccgGACGGGTCAATTAGGCTTATTCGAGGAGAGGATGATCCCAAAAtacctccagtcactctcacgtGTATTGTGGTACAAATACAgtcaccaattgaagttgagggaGCCACACCGACTTCGttcgaggttgaagtaacaatgcCCTCAGCCACGCCAACTCCGTTTGAAGTAGAAGTGACCACACCATTCACCGTAATGATAGCACCCACACCATCCTTTAATTCCAATGTTGTGCCCTGGGACTATACTGCAGAAGCGAgaaggaaagtaaaggaaatggaagaaactggtgcagcacaaggtatggccagaactggtagggtttacacgcccgagcatttgggggaaacaagtaaagaagccgcttccaGGCAGCCTATCATTGAAACTggcccggatgatctttggagaaaggtgcaagcaagggagtattctgtggttgatcatttgaacaaaacccctgctcagatatccattctatcactactgcagaattctAAGGCACATAGGAACGCGTTGATGAAtgtgttgaatgaggcttatgtacccaacaacattaccagtggagagatggcaaACATGGTAGGACAATTATTGGAAAGCCATAAgatcactttccacgaagatgaacTGTCGCTggaagggttgagtcacaacaaggcgctgcatatcacagtgcaataCGAAGACAAATTCATTGtcagggtcttgatagatgggggttcaagtctcaacatctgcccgttgactactttgaagaggttaggtaaaggtttgcatgagatacgagcaggaactaTGAACGTAAAAGCgttcgatgggtctcaaagggccacaatcggAGAAACCAACCACTGCTTACAAATGggtccaacttggtttgatgttgaattccaAGTGCTCGACATATCCGCCTCATACAATATGATATTGGaacgaccttggatacacgccACTAGGGCTGTAGcgtctactctacatcaggctgtgaagttcgaatggaatcatcatgaggtgatcattcatggagatgggAGTAACCCTATTTACACCAACCAGACTGTCCCGGTTgtggagaatagaaggaagttaggAGGAGAGACTTACCATCACATTGAGCGTGTTAATGCAATCgagaaggacaaatggtggagtagAAAAATAGAAAGCATATTAGCATGGATAGGGTATGAACCCGGCAGAGGTCTTGGCAAGAAtatccaagggatcaccaaaccaatacaaTTAAAACGTCACGGTACGACCTTTGGACTGGGATATCattacacctggcacgagtatcagaattggtcactgccatggcgtggtccttattaccctcttgaGCAGCtggtaccacatttgagccaatcCTTCCATCAGGCCGATATGATGTGGAGATCTGAAAAAGATGAAATTCTAGCTGGTTTAAGGAATCTGTTCTTGGAAGATGAAAACATGGATTGTAGtgtaatagttgaggaggaggaggaagaaggcctCGTCATCCAGACAATGGAGAAGGGAGCTGTTCTCAGGAACTGA